In one window of Oryzias melastigma strain HK-1 linkage group LG5, ASM292280v2, whole genome shotgun sequence DNA:
- the LOC112145297 gene encoding serine-rich adhesin for platelets isoform X6: MWRGRKKETKADDNRAGSPSDTELSDKEGKLILMLKWSDSAKRDPHLLKKSIKPWLKKEKQDLKWSVIKILEDNSALIKFKPHTAADIFQRLRGKDLHLPGMQTVSVESVILDSPKLNTQTSDDASKTSTPSTSDKEQTSSQSDTDHSPEQVDHRTAKSSDSQKGSPLKLATNREERRADDDPAASLSELSDDTEKDGKLITLELTWSKPAIKPKKYLQKALIEWLQNKNKDIKCSVVTFQEVYNAVITIEPSTAAEILLELSGQILTLKDGTKVTVESVVLDSSKMKTQTADDGPSTSTSSTSDQSSNSCNSDQTSQTDADDQAAAASSDTQEGTPDCSSNLNTQTADDGSSTSTASTSDDSDTEENLITLVLNWSKSPEERREYLEKSLEKSLQSWLERKNKDLKCLLVKILEDNNALIKMNELPDGKILTKLKHLNLTLEDDTKVTVKSVALDSSNLNPQTADDGSSTSTASTSDVTGQMSDQSGQVSIPKQTSSRPREKADKPTESSNSCNSNQTSQLYKVHHTATSSDIEDVKAGEGSKADDNPGGSLSNAKLSAEGQTNSQNDQHSVSTQTPCELKSKGDQSRQSPVVKPAETSSGTQKGSKGKTKKEGETKPDENPPSSLSNAEVAVKTEKDEVPITLVLKWSKQPEKQQKSLEKSLQSWFNKIGNKDLNCSVNKILEGKNALIKISPPPGLDIVLKLSGEILTLRDGSTVTVESLILDSSKLNPQTADDVSTTSTASTTDDTGHVSGQSDQVSVSNQTSGDDKNKSKNGVGPDTILGQKRTQNDPDSAAEISPEKRQKQNQEDSVSVPVNFFWYVSRVYKDEIKSIEEETGCEMDATVNVTFKGGSQDKALSEFTNLVQKCLNEPIESVIPVQDVSPERCSEAFKLIQKNEKKALLTLTPKEITVCGPDSDQLKRVLERNEKPELLHDDTPMKIKMTIKDPLSDAGITMEESSWRKLNVGHYDKIRKIKEKFDVDFREFRMDGGKVQVKASYNNPEGNPSMEIHAVRALLRLYQKSVTSCLNYKNLQGASGISHQPKILEDKPEKRSTTEGGATGGDSTEENCPICFSPFTDKESLSCKHEFCKLCLQEAEKSSGPICPVCRKVFGIIQGNQPDGTMTWMKSSAPVPGFPHCGTIIITYSIPSGRQTEKHPIPGLYYTGTTRTAYLPDNKEGNEVLMLLKKAFDQKLIFTIGASRTTGYEDQVTWSNITQKTSLYGVPGSYGYPDPNYLSRVREELKAKGIE; encoded by the exons atgtggagggggagaaaaaaagaaactaaagcaGACGACAATCGAGCAGGTTCTCCCTCTGACACTGAACTCTCG gacaaagagggaaaactcATTCTGATGTTAAAGTGGTCTGATTCAGCGAAAAGAGACCCACATCTGCTGAAGAAATCTATTAAaccatggttaaaaaaagagaaacaagacTTAAAGTGGTCAGTTATCAAGATCCTGGAGGACAACAGTGCTCTGATAAAGTTTAAACCCCACACAG ctgcagatatttttcaGAGATTACGTGGTAAAGATCTGCATCTTCCCGGTATGCAAACAGTCTCTGTAGAGTCAGTCATTCTGGACTCACCAAAGCTCAACACTCAAACATCAGATGATGCTTCCAAGACGTCTACTCCATCTACATCT gaCAAAGAACAGACGAGCAGTCAGAGTGATACAGATCACAGCCCAGAACAAGTTGATCACAGAACTGCAAAATCCTCAGATTCCCAGAAAG gaagtCCATTAAAACTGGCAACAAACAGAGAAGAACGTAGAGCAGATGACGATCCAGCAGCTTCTCTGTCTGAACTCTCG GATGACacagaaaaagatggaaaactCATAACTCTGGAGTTAACGTGGTCTAAACCAGCAATAAAGCCCAAAAAATATCTACAGAAAGCCCTTATAGAATggttacaaaacaaaaataaagacataaagtgCTCAGTTGTCACATTCCAGGAGGTCTACAATGCTGTGATAACGATTGAACCCTCTACAG CTGCAGAGATTCTTCTGGAATTATCTGGTCAAATTCTGACTCTTAAAGACGGTACAAAAGTCACTGTAGAGTCAGTCGTTCTGGACTCATCAAAGATGAAGACTCAGACAGCAGATGATGGTCCCTCGACTTCTACTTCATCTACATCTGAT CAATCATCAAACAGCTGCAATTCTGATCAAACAAGTCAGACGGATGCAGATGATCAGGCAGCTGCAGCATCTTCAGACACCCAGGAAG ggacaCCTGATTGTTCATCAAACCTGAACACTCAGACAGCAGATGATGGTTCCTCGACTTCTACTGCATCTACATCT GATGACTCAGATACAGAGGAAAACCTGATAACTCTGGTGTTAAACTGGTCCAAATCACCTGAAGAACGTCGAGAATATCTGGAAAAATCTTTAGAGAAATCTCTACAGTCATGgttggaaagaaaaaataaagacttgaAGTGCTTATTGGTCAAGATCCTTGAAGACAACAATGCTCTGataaagatgaatgaattaCCAG ACGGAAAGATTCTTAcgaaattaaaacatttaaatctgacTCTTGAAGACGATACAAAAGTCACTGTGAAGTCAGTCGCTCTGGACTCATCAAACCTGAACCCTCAGACAGCAGATGATGGTTCCTCGACTTCTACTGCATCTACATCTGAT gtCACAGGACAGATGAGCGATCAGAGTGGTCAAGTTTCAATCCCAAAACAAACTTCTAGTCGTCCCAGAGAGAAAGCTGACAAACCCACT gaaTCATCAAACAGCTGTAATTCTAATCAAACCAGTCAGTTATACAAAGTTCATCACACTGCGACATCTTCAGATATTGAAGACG tgAAAGCTGGAGAAGGATCTAAAGCAGACGACAATCCAGGAGGTTCTCTGTCTAACGCTAAACTCTCT gCCGAAGGACAGACGAACAGTCAGAACGATCAACATTCTGTCTCAACACAAACTCCTTGTGAGCTGAAGTCCAAAGGTGATCAAAGCAGACAGAGCCCCGTAGTAAAACCTGCTGAAACATCTTCAGGGACTCAGAAAG GAAGTAAAGGAAAAACGAAGAAAGAAGGAGAAACAAAACCAGATGAGAATCCACCAAGTTCTCTTTCCAACGCTGAAGTCGCA gttaaaacagaaaaagatgaagTTCCAATAACTTTGGTGTTGAAGTGGTCCAAACAacctgaaaaacagcaaaaatctcTGGAGAAATCTCTACAATCTTGGTTCAACAAAATCGGAAACAAAGACTTAAACTGTTCAGTAAACAAAATCCTTGAAGGCAAGAATGCTCTGATAAAGATTTCACCCCCTCCAG gtttgGATATTGTTCTGAAATTATCTGGTGAAATTCTGACTCTTAGAGACGGTTCAACAGTCACTGTAGAGTCACTCATTCTGGACTCATCAAAGCTGAACCCTCAGACAGCAGATGATGTTTCCACCACTTCTACTGCATCTACAACTGAT gacacaggacATGTGAGCGGTCAGAGTGATCAAGTTTCTGTCTCAAATCAAACTTCTGGTGATGAtaaaaataagtctaaaaaTGGAGTTGGTCCTGACACT attttaggACAGAAGAGAACCCAGAATGACCCGGATTCTGCAGCAGAAATCTCTCCTGAAAAGCGACAAAAGCAGAATCAGGAAGATTCTGTGTCTGTTCCAGTGAATTTCTTCTGGTATGTGAGCAGAGTCTACAAGGATGAAATCAAGAGCATAGAAGAAGAGACTGGATGTGAAATGGATGCAACTGTGAACGTCACATTTAAAGGTGGAAGTCAGGACAAAGCTCTCTCTGAATTCACAAACCTCGTCCAGAAATGCTTGAATGAACCCATAGAGTCAGTTATTCCTGTCCAGGATGTAAGTCCAGAACGGTGCAGTGAGGCGTTCAAGCTCATccagaaaaatgagaaaaaagctcTGCTCACTCTGACTCCTAAAGAAATAACTGTATGTGGACCAGACAGCGACCAGTTAAAGAGAGTtcttgaaagaaatgaaaaacctGAACTGCTGCATGACGACACCCCCATGAAGATAAAAATGACCATCAAAGATCCTCTCAGTGATGCAGGAATAACGATGGAGGAGAGTTCCTGGAGGAAATTAAATGTTGGTCATTATGACAAAATAAGAaagattaaagaaaagtttgatgTGGACTTTAGAGAGTTCAGGATGGATGGAGGTAAAGTTCAGGTGAAAGCTTCTTACAACAATCCTGAAGGAAACCCCAGCATGGAGATTCATGCTGTCAGAGCTCTTCTTCGTCTTTACCAGAAAAGTGTCACATCATGTCTGAACTACAAGAACCTTCAAGGAGCCTCTGGAATCAGTCATCAGCCAAAAATCCTTGAAGACAAGCCAGAAAAGAGATCAACCACTGAAGGAGGAGCCACAGGAGGAGACAGCACAGAGGAAAACTGTCCCATCTGTTTTTCTCCGTTTACTGATAAGGAAAGTCTGAGCTGCAAACACGAGTTTTGTAAGTTATGCCTGCAGGAAGCAGAGAAGAGCAGTGGACCCATCTGTCCTGTCTGCAGAAAAGTCTTTGGTATCATTCAGGGAAATCAGCCAGATGGAACCATGACGTGGATGAAGAGTTCTGCTCCAGTTCCTGGTTTCCCTCACTGTGGAACCATCATCATCACCTACAGTATTCCAAGTGGAAGACAGACG GAGAAGCATCCGATACCTGGACTGTACTATACTGGTACAACTAGAACAGCATATCTTCCAGACAACAAAGAGGGTAATGAAGTTCTGATGCTGTTGAAGAAAGCCTTTGATCAGAAGCTGATCTTCACCATCGGGGCTTCAAGAACTACTGGCTATGAAGACCAGGTGACCTGGAGCAACATTACTCAGAAAACGAGCTTGTATGGAGTACCAGGCAG ttatGGATATCCTGATCCGAACTACCTGAGCAGAGTGAGGGAGGAGCTGAAGGCCAAAGGCATTGAGTGA
- the LOC112145297 gene encoding serine-rich adhesin for platelets isoform X1, whose protein sequence is MWRGRKKETKADDNRAGSPSDTELSDKEGKLILMLKWSDSAKRDPHLLKKSIKPWLKKEKQDLKWSVIKILEDNSALIKFKPHTAADIFQRLRGKDLHLPGMQTVSVESVILDSPKLNTQTSDDASKTSTPSTSDKEQTSSQSDTDHSPEQVDHRTAKSSDSQKGSPLKLATNREERRADDDPAASLSELSDDTEKDGKLITLELTWSKPAIKPKKYLQKALIEWLQNKNKDIKCSVVTFQEVYNAVITIEPSTAAEILLELSGQILTLKDGTKVTVESVVLDSSKMKTQTADDGPSTSTSSTSDQSSNSCNSDQTSQTDADDQAAAASSDTQEGTTDCSPNLNTQTADDGSSTSTSSTNDQSSNSPNSDQTSQTDADDQAAAASADTQEGTPDCSSNLNTQTADDGSSTSTASTSDTGLVNCQTDQLSIQEQTSNDNENNSKVGVDTGEQTDDSDTEENLITLVLNWSKSPEERREYLEKSLEKSLQSWLERKNKDLKCLLVKILEDNNALIKMNELPDGKILTKLKHLNLTLEDDTKVTVKSVALDSSNLNPQTADDGSSTSTASTSDVTGQMSDQSGQVSIPKQTSSRPREKADKPTESSNSCNSNQTSQLYKVHHTATSSDIEDVKAGEGSKADDNPGGSLSNAKLSAEGQTNSQNDQHSVSTQTPCELKSKGDQSRQSPVVKPAETSSGTQKGSKGKTKKEGETKPDENPPSSLSNAEVAVKTEKDEVPITLVLKWSKQPEKQQKSLEKSLQSWFNKIGNKDLNCSVNKILEGKNALIKISPPPGLDIVLKLSGEILTLRDGSTVTVESLILDSSKLNPQTADDVSTTSTASTTDDTGHVSGQSDQVSVSNQTSGDDKNKSKNGVGPDTILGQKRTQNDPDSAAEISPEKRQKQNQEDSVSVPVNFFWYVSRVYKDEIKSIEEETGCEMDATVNVTFKGGSQDKALSEFTNLVQKCLNEPIESVIPVQDVSPERCSEAFKLIQKNEKKALLTLTPKEITVCGPDSDQLKRVLERNEKPELLHDDTPMKIKMTIKDPLSDAGITMEESSWRKLNVGHYDKIRKIKEKFDVDFREFRMDGGKVQVKASYNNPEGNPSMEIHAVRALLRLYQKSVTSCLNYKNLQGASGISHQPKILEDKPEKRSTTEGGATGGDSTEENCPICFSPFTDKESLSCKHEFCKLCLQEAEKSSGPICPVCRKVFGIIQGNQPDGTMTWMKSSAPVPGFPHCGTIIITYSIPSGRQTEKHPIPGLYYTGTTRTAYLPDNKEGNEVLMLLKKAFDQKLIFTIGASRTTGYEDQVTWSNITQKTSLYGVPGSYGYPDPNYLSRVREELKAKGIE, encoded by the exons atgtggagggggagaaaaaaagaaactaaagcaGACGACAATCGAGCAGGTTCTCCCTCTGACACTGAACTCTCG gacaaagagggaaaactcATTCTGATGTTAAAGTGGTCTGATTCAGCGAAAAGAGACCCACATCTGCTGAAGAAATCTATTAAaccatggttaaaaaaagagaaacaagacTTAAAGTGGTCAGTTATCAAGATCCTGGAGGACAACAGTGCTCTGATAAAGTTTAAACCCCACACAG ctgcagatatttttcaGAGATTACGTGGTAAAGATCTGCATCTTCCCGGTATGCAAACAGTCTCTGTAGAGTCAGTCATTCTGGACTCACCAAAGCTCAACACTCAAACATCAGATGATGCTTCCAAGACGTCTACTCCATCTACATCT gaCAAAGAACAGACGAGCAGTCAGAGTGATACAGATCACAGCCCAGAACAAGTTGATCACAGAACTGCAAAATCCTCAGATTCCCAGAAAG gaagtCCATTAAAACTGGCAACAAACAGAGAAGAACGTAGAGCAGATGACGATCCAGCAGCTTCTCTGTCTGAACTCTCG GATGACacagaaaaagatggaaaactCATAACTCTGGAGTTAACGTGGTCTAAACCAGCAATAAAGCCCAAAAAATATCTACAGAAAGCCCTTATAGAATggttacaaaacaaaaataaagacataaagtgCTCAGTTGTCACATTCCAGGAGGTCTACAATGCTGTGATAACGATTGAACCCTCTACAG CTGCAGAGATTCTTCTGGAATTATCTGGTCAAATTCTGACTCTTAAAGACGGTACAAAAGTCACTGTAGAGTCAGTCGTTCTGGACTCATCAAAGATGAAGACTCAGACAGCAGATGATGGTCCCTCGACTTCTACTTCATCTACATCTGAT CAATCATCAAACAGCTGCAATTCTGATCAAACAAGTCAGACGGATGCAGATGATCAGGCAGCTGCAGCATCTTCAGACACCCAGGAAG GGACAACTGATTGTTCACCAAACCTGAACACTCAGACAGCAGATGATGGTTCCTCGACTTCTACTTCATCTACAAATGAT CAATCATCAAACAGCCCCAATTCTGATCAAACAAGTCAGACGGATGCAGATGatcaggcagcagcagcatctgcaGACACCCAGGAAG ggacaCCTGATTGTTCATCAAACCTGAACACTCAGACAGCAGATGATGGTTCCTCGACTTCTACTGCATCTACATCT gaCACAGGACTGGTGAACTGTCAGACTGATCAACTCTCCATCCAAGAACAAACTTCTAATGACAACGAAAATAATTCTAAAGTTGGAGTTGATACTGGCGAACAAACT GATGACTCAGATACAGAGGAAAACCTGATAACTCTGGTGTTAAACTGGTCCAAATCACCTGAAGAACGTCGAGAATATCTGGAAAAATCTTTAGAGAAATCTCTACAGTCATGgttggaaagaaaaaataaagacttgaAGTGCTTATTGGTCAAGATCCTTGAAGACAACAATGCTCTGataaagatgaatgaattaCCAG ACGGAAAGATTCTTAcgaaattaaaacatttaaatctgacTCTTGAAGACGATACAAAAGTCACTGTGAAGTCAGTCGCTCTGGACTCATCAAACCTGAACCCTCAGACAGCAGATGATGGTTCCTCGACTTCTACTGCATCTACATCTGAT gtCACAGGACAGATGAGCGATCAGAGTGGTCAAGTTTCAATCCCAAAACAAACTTCTAGTCGTCCCAGAGAGAAAGCTGACAAACCCACT gaaTCATCAAACAGCTGTAATTCTAATCAAACCAGTCAGTTATACAAAGTTCATCACACTGCGACATCTTCAGATATTGAAGACG tgAAAGCTGGAGAAGGATCTAAAGCAGACGACAATCCAGGAGGTTCTCTGTCTAACGCTAAACTCTCT gCCGAAGGACAGACGAACAGTCAGAACGATCAACATTCTGTCTCAACACAAACTCCTTGTGAGCTGAAGTCCAAAGGTGATCAAAGCAGACAGAGCCCCGTAGTAAAACCTGCTGAAACATCTTCAGGGACTCAGAAAG GAAGTAAAGGAAAAACGAAGAAAGAAGGAGAAACAAAACCAGATGAGAATCCACCAAGTTCTCTTTCCAACGCTGAAGTCGCA gttaaaacagaaaaagatgaagTTCCAATAACTTTGGTGTTGAAGTGGTCCAAACAacctgaaaaacagcaaaaatctcTGGAGAAATCTCTACAATCTTGGTTCAACAAAATCGGAAACAAAGACTTAAACTGTTCAGTAAACAAAATCCTTGAAGGCAAGAATGCTCTGATAAAGATTTCACCCCCTCCAG gtttgGATATTGTTCTGAAATTATCTGGTGAAATTCTGACTCTTAGAGACGGTTCAACAGTCACTGTAGAGTCACTCATTCTGGACTCATCAAAGCTGAACCCTCAGACAGCAGATGATGTTTCCACCACTTCTACTGCATCTACAACTGAT gacacaggacATGTGAGCGGTCAGAGTGATCAAGTTTCTGTCTCAAATCAAACTTCTGGTGATGAtaaaaataagtctaaaaaTGGAGTTGGTCCTGACACT attttaggACAGAAGAGAACCCAGAATGACCCGGATTCTGCAGCAGAAATCTCTCCTGAAAAGCGACAAAAGCAGAATCAGGAAGATTCTGTGTCTGTTCCAGTGAATTTCTTCTGGTATGTGAGCAGAGTCTACAAGGATGAAATCAAGAGCATAGAAGAAGAGACTGGATGTGAAATGGATGCAACTGTGAACGTCACATTTAAAGGTGGAAGTCAGGACAAAGCTCTCTCTGAATTCACAAACCTCGTCCAGAAATGCTTGAATGAACCCATAGAGTCAGTTATTCCTGTCCAGGATGTAAGTCCAGAACGGTGCAGTGAGGCGTTCAAGCTCATccagaaaaatgagaaaaaagctcTGCTCACTCTGACTCCTAAAGAAATAACTGTATGTGGACCAGACAGCGACCAGTTAAAGAGAGTtcttgaaagaaatgaaaaacctGAACTGCTGCATGACGACACCCCCATGAAGATAAAAATGACCATCAAAGATCCTCTCAGTGATGCAGGAATAACGATGGAGGAGAGTTCCTGGAGGAAATTAAATGTTGGTCATTATGACAAAATAAGAaagattaaagaaaagtttgatgTGGACTTTAGAGAGTTCAGGATGGATGGAGGTAAAGTTCAGGTGAAAGCTTCTTACAACAATCCTGAAGGAAACCCCAGCATGGAGATTCATGCTGTCAGAGCTCTTCTTCGTCTTTACCAGAAAAGTGTCACATCATGTCTGAACTACAAGAACCTTCAAGGAGCCTCTGGAATCAGTCATCAGCCAAAAATCCTTGAAGACAAGCCAGAAAAGAGATCAACCACTGAAGGAGGAGCCACAGGAGGAGACAGCACAGAGGAAAACTGTCCCATCTGTTTTTCTCCGTTTACTGATAAGGAAAGTCTGAGCTGCAAACACGAGTTTTGTAAGTTATGCCTGCAGGAAGCAGAGAAGAGCAGTGGACCCATCTGTCCTGTCTGCAGAAAAGTCTTTGGTATCATTCAGGGAAATCAGCCAGATGGAACCATGACGTGGATGAAGAGTTCTGCTCCAGTTCCTGGTTTCCCTCACTGTGGAACCATCATCATCACCTACAGTATTCCAAGTGGAAGACAGACG GAGAAGCATCCGATACCTGGACTGTACTATACTGGTACAACTAGAACAGCATATCTTCCAGACAACAAAGAGGGTAATGAAGTTCTGATGCTGTTGAAGAAAGCCTTTGATCAGAAGCTGATCTTCACCATCGGGGCTTCAAGAACTACTGGCTATGAAGACCAGGTGACCTGGAGCAACATTACTCAGAAAACGAGCTTGTATGGAGTACCAGGCAG ttatGGATATCCTGATCCGAACTACCTGAGCAGAGTGAGGGAGGAGCTGAAGGCCAAAGGCATTGAGTGA
- the LOC112145297 gene encoding uncharacterized protein LOC112145297 isoform X7 — protein sequence MWRGRKKETKADDNRAGSPSDTELSDKEGKLILMLKWSDSAKRDPHLLKKSIKPWLKKEKQDLKWSVIKILEDNSALIKFKPHTAADIFQRLRGKDLHLPGMQTVSVESVILDSPKLNTQTSDDASKTSTPSTSDTGLVNCQTDQLSIQEQTSNDNENNSKVGVDTGEQTDDSDTEENLITLVLNWSKSPEERREYLEKSLEKSLQSWLERKNKDLKCLLVKILEDNNALIKMNELPDGKILTKLKHLNLTLEDDTKVTVKSVALDSSNLNPQTADDGSSTSTASTSDVTGQMSDQSGQVSIPKQTSSRPREKADKPTESSNSCNSNQTSQLYKVHHTATSSDIEDVKAGEGSKADDNPGGSLSNAKLSAEGQTNSQNDQHSVSTQTPCELKSKGDQSRQSPVVKPAETSSGTQKGSKGKTKKEGETKPDENPPSSLSNAEVAVKTEKDEVPITLVLKWSKQPEKQQKSLEKSLQSWFNKIGNKDLNCSVNKILEGKNALIKISPPPGLDIVLKLSGEILTLRDGSTVTVESLILDSSKLNPQTADDVSTTSTASTTDDTGHVSGQSDQVSVSNQTSGDDKNKSKNGVGPDTILGQKRTQNDPDSAAEISPEKRQKQNQEDSVSVPVNFFWYVSRVYKDEIKSIEEETGCEMDATVNVTFKGGSQDKALSEFTNLVQKCLNEPIESVIPVQDVSPERCSEAFKLIQKNEKKALLTLTPKEITVCGPDSDQLKRVLERNEKPELLHDDTPMKIKMTIKDPLSDAGITMEESSWRKLNVGHYDKIRKIKEKFDVDFREFRMDGGKVQVKASYNNPEGNPSMEIHAVRALLRLYQKSVTSCLNYKNLQGASGISHQPKILEDKPEKRSTTEGGATGGDSTEENCPICFSPFTDKESLSCKHEFCKLCLQEAEKSSGPICPVCRKVFGIIQGNQPDGTMTWMKSSAPVPGFPHCGTIIITYSIPSGRQTEKHPIPGLYYTGTTRTAYLPDNKEGNEVLMLLKKAFDQKLIFTIGASRTTGYEDQVTWSNITQKTSLYGVPGSYGYPDPNYLSRVREELKAKGIE from the exons atgtggagggggagaaaaaaagaaactaaagcaGACGACAATCGAGCAGGTTCTCCCTCTGACACTGAACTCTCG gacaaagagggaaaactcATTCTGATGTTAAAGTGGTCTGATTCAGCGAAAAGAGACCCACATCTGCTGAAGAAATCTATTAAaccatggttaaaaaaagagaaacaagacTTAAAGTGGTCAGTTATCAAGATCCTGGAGGACAACAGTGCTCTGATAAAGTTTAAACCCCACACAG ctgcagatatttttcaGAGATTACGTGGTAAAGATCTGCATCTTCCCGGTATGCAAACAGTCTCTGTAGAGTCAGTCATTCTGGACTCACCAAAGCTCAACACTCAAACATCAGATGATGCTTCCAAGACGTCTACTCCATCTACATCT gaCACAGGACTGGTGAACTGTCAGACTGATCAACTCTCCATCCAAGAACAAACTTCTAATGACAACGAAAATAATTCTAAAGTTGGAGTTGATACTGGCGAACAAACT GATGACTCAGATACAGAGGAAAACCTGATAACTCTGGTGTTAAACTGGTCCAAATCACCTGAAGAACGTCGAGAATATCTGGAAAAATCTTTAGAGAAATCTCTACAGTCATGgttggaaagaaaaaataaagacttgaAGTGCTTATTGGTCAAGATCCTTGAAGACAACAATGCTCTGataaagatgaatgaattaCCAG ACGGAAAGATTCTTAcgaaattaaaacatttaaatctgacTCTTGAAGACGATACAAAAGTCACTGTGAAGTCAGTCGCTCTGGACTCATCAAACCTGAACCCTCAGACAGCAGATGATGGTTCCTCGACTTCTACTGCATCTACATCTGAT gtCACAGGACAGATGAGCGATCAGAGTGGTCAAGTTTCAATCCCAAAACAAACTTCTAGTCGTCCCAGAGAGAAAGCTGACAAACCCACT gaaTCATCAAACAGCTGTAATTCTAATCAAACCAGTCAGTTATACAAAGTTCATCACACTGCGACATCTTCAGATATTGAAGACG tgAAAGCTGGAGAAGGATCTAAAGCAGACGACAATCCAGGAGGTTCTCTGTCTAACGCTAAACTCTCT gCCGAAGGACAGACGAACAGTCAGAACGATCAACATTCTGTCTCAACACAAACTCCTTGTGAGCTGAAGTCCAAAGGTGATCAAAGCAGACAGAGCCCCGTAGTAAAACCTGCTGAAACATCTTCAGGGACTCAGAAAG GAAGTAAAGGAAAAACGAAGAAAGAAGGAGAAACAAAACCAGATGAGAATCCACCAAGTTCTCTTTCCAACGCTGAAGTCGCA gttaaaacagaaaaagatgaagTTCCAATAACTTTGGTGTTGAAGTGGTCCAAACAacctgaaaaacagcaaaaatctcTGGAGAAATCTCTACAATCTTGGTTCAACAAAATCGGAAACAAAGACTTAAACTGTTCAGTAAACAAAATCCTTGAAGGCAAGAATGCTCTGATAAAGATTTCACCCCCTCCAG gtttgGATATTGTTCTGAAATTATCTGGTGAAATTCTGACTCTTAGAGACGGTTCAACAGTCACTGTAGAGTCACTCATTCTGGACTCATCAAAGCTGAACCCTCAGACAGCAGATGATGTTTCCACCACTTCTACTGCATCTACAACTGAT gacacaggacATGTGAGCGGTCAGAGTGATCAAGTTTCTGTCTCAAATCAAACTTCTGGTGATGAtaaaaataagtctaaaaaTGGAGTTGGTCCTGACACT attttaggACAGAAGAGAACCCAGAATGACCCGGATTCTGCAGCAGAAATCTCTCCTGAAAAGCGACAAAAGCAGAATCAGGAAGATTCTGTGTCTGTTCCAGTGAATTTCTTCTGGTATGTGAGCAGAGTCTACAAGGATGAAATCAAGAGCATAGAAGAAGAGACTGGATGTGAAATGGATGCAACTGTGAACGTCACATTTAAAGGTGGAAGTCAGGACAAAGCTCTCTCTGAATTCACAAACCTCGTCCAGAAATGCTTGAATGAACCCATAGAGTCAGTTATTCCTGTCCAGGATGTAAGTCCAGAACGGTGCAGTGAGGCGTTCAAGCTCATccagaaaaatgagaaaaaagctcTGCTCACTCTGACTCCTAAAGAAATAACTGTATGTGGACCAGACAGCGACCAGTTAAAGAGAGTtcttgaaagaaatgaaaaacctGAACTGCTGCATGACGACACCCCCATGAAGATAAAAATGACCATCAAAGATCCTCTCAGTGATGCAGGAATAACGATGGAGGAGAGTTCCTGGAGGAAATTAAATGTTGGTCATTATGACAAAATAAGAaagattaaagaaaagtttgatgTGGACTTTAGAGAGTTCAGGATGGATGGAGGTAAAGTTCAGGTGAAAGCTTCTTACAACAATCCTGAAGGAAACCCCAGCATGGAGATTCATGCTGTCAGAGCTCTTCTTCGTCTTTACCAGAAAAGTGTCACATCATGTCTGAACTACAAGAACCTTCAAGGAGCCTCTGGAATCAGTCATCAGCCAAAAATCCTTGAAGACAAGCCAGAAAAGAGATCAACCACTGAAGGAGGAGCCACAGGAGGAGACAGCACAGAGGAAAACTGTCCCATCTGTTTTTCTCCGTTTACTGATAAGGAAAGTCTGAGCTGCAAACACGAGTTTTGTAAGTTATGCCTGCAGGAAGCAGAGAAGAGCAGTGGACCCATCTGTCCTGTCTGCAGAAAAGTCTTTGGTATCATTCAGGGAAATCAGCCAGATGGAACCATGACGTGGATGAAGAGTTCTGCTCCAGTTCCTGGTTTCCCTCACTGTGGAACCATCATCATCACCTACAGTATTCCAAGTGGAAGACAGACG GAGAAGCATCCGATACCTGGACTGTACTATACTGGTACAACTAGAACAGCATATCTTCCAGACAACAAAGAGGGTAATGAAGTTCTGATGCTGTTGAAGAAAGCCTTTGATCAGAAGCTGATCTTCACCATCGGGGCTTCAAGAACTACTGGCTATGAAGACCAGGTGACCTGGAGCAACATTACTCAGAAAACGAGCTTGTATGGAGTACCAGGCAG ttatGGATATCCTGATCCGAACTACCTGAGCAGAGTGAGGGAGGAGCTGAAGGCCAAAGGCATTGAGTGA